The following coding sequences are from one Egicoccus sp. AB-alg6-2 window:
- a CDS encoding Rv3235 family protein: protein MSSTVRPAPARRPVRRSARDTHRPPPSAPDPRRLARLLVRVWLEVRAGVRPLAQLEPLVTPVVYRRLAGQLLPSRTSKPVARVVAVRGCSPAAGVCEAAVTVTDGVRTTAVAVRLERHLGRWRAVELTAPEAGLGPLTTRPLPPGWRSRDAFDEVLEPDEVPTVPRPRPRGTS, encoded by the coding sequence ATGAGTTCCACCGTCCGTCCCGCGCCGGCACGTCGTCCGGTGCGCCGCTCCGCCCGCGACACGCACCGGCCGCCACCGTCCGCGCCGGATCCACGGCGACTCGCCAGGCTGCTCGTCCGCGTCTGGCTCGAGGTCCGCGCCGGGGTACGGCCGCTGGCGCAGCTCGAGCCGCTCGTCACGCCGGTCGTCTACCGGCGTCTGGCGGGCCAACTGCTCCCGTCGCGCACGTCGAAACCGGTTGCCCGCGTCGTGGCCGTCCGCGGTTGCAGCCCCGCCGCAGGTGTCTGCGAGGCCGCCGTCACCGTGACCGACGGCGTGCGCACGACTGCGGTGGCCGTTCGGCTCGAACGGCACCTCGGACGCTGGCGAGCGGTGGAGCTGACCGCGCCCGAGGCCGGGCTCGGGCCGCTGACCACCCGGCCCCTGCCGCCGGGGTGGCGGTCCCGCGACGCGTTCGACGAAGTGCTCGAACCGGACGAGGTGCCTACGGTGCCGCGCCCTCGACCCCGTGGCACTTCTTGA